A genomic stretch from Pomacea canaliculata isolate SZHN2017 linkage group LG2, ASM307304v1, whole genome shotgun sequence includes:
- the LOC112557951 gene encoding bile salt-activated lipase-like: MILYSLAVVSVLSATLTRSQSTSTTLQLPVVQTQLGAISGGILTSKNGRQYEAFRGIPYARPPVGDLRFSKPLSHPAFDQGHFDAGEYGKLCWQDVPGLIRFNGSLMSEDCLFLNIFRPRKGQSSDPTDRPARPVFIFIHGGAFISGGSEFYEPGQMVTEGNVVVVTVNYRLGIFGFLSTGDSRFPGNYGIWDQLLAIRWVKDNIQAFGGDPDQITVGGESAGAVSSAFLSLSSHSKGLFHRAILQSGAATTSGAIQRNPLQGLLDLACNIHCPCSRSSLPSGDVPSDQDTLTCLKKAAPEQLMAAQYPDRSLARTIVDYVYMPIVDGDLIANDPAEMLQNEDYLTQIGFYDRDYLSGCVNNEGGFFLSQTLYQTGNAALLLNFDFYDLDLVPLLMEKRYGKSSPYAEEVVKFFYTFPRYPGTAQLNLKAVLDTPGDTFFYVPLTEFARAVARGQRSERRNLVYFFEHYPAYLVGRELGTPHAVDLVYEFDMDPSFFGNASLWNDDDEHLRQVFIGMIVGFMETGNPSTAFQAYLKDGWSDFDLRTESYLSIKPDSLTMQRHLRAHAVSLWVDLIPSLLDPVVHLGNRSSTHIPTLSELIG; the protein is encoded by the exons ATGATACTTTACTCGCTTGCCGTGGTCAGCGTGCTCAGTGCTACACTCACACGTTCCCAGAGTACATCGACAACACTGCAGCTTCCCGTTGTCCAGACTCAGCTGGGAGCAATCAGCGGAGGGATACTAACTTCAAAGAACGGGAGACAATACGAAGCTTTCCGAGGCATTCCGTACGCCAGACCACCTGTAGGAGACCTGCGCTTCTCTAAGCCCCTGTCTCATCCTGCTTTTGACCAGGGACACTTTGATGCTGGAGAATATGGAAAATTGTGCTGGCAGGATGTTCCAGGGCTGATAAGGTTCAATGGATCATTAATGAGCGAGGATTGTCTTTTTCTGAACATCTTCAGACCACGCAAAGGGCAGTCTAGTGATCCTACAGACAG ACCTGCGCGacctgtgtttatttttatccacgGGGGAGCCTTCATCTCGGGGGGCTCTGAGTTCTACGAGCCGGGCCAGATGGTGACGGAGGGGAACGTTGTCGTGGTAACCGTCAACTACCGGCTAGGTATCTTTGGCTTCCTCAGTACAGGAGACTCGAGGTTTCCAGGGAACTACGGAATCTGGGACCAACTGCTTGCCATCAGATGGGTCAAGGACAATATCCAAGCCTTTGGAGGCGACCCTGACCAGATCACAGTGGGAGGAGAATCGGCAGGGGCGGTGAGTTCCGCCTTCCTCAGCCTGTCTTCCCACTCTAAAGGATTGTTCCACAGAGCTATCTTGCAGAGTGGTGCCGCCACGACCTCGGGCGCCATCCAGCGGAATCCGCTACAGGGTTTGCTTGACCTTGCTTGTAACATCCATTGTCCATGTTCTCGATCGTCGTTGCCTTCCGGCGATGTTCCGTCTGACCAGGACACATTGACGTGTCTGAAGAAAGCTGCTCCAGAGCAACTGATGGCAGCGCAGTACCCAGACAGGTCGCTAGCGAGAACAATTGTTGACTATGTCTACATGCCGATAGTGGACGGAGACTTAATAGCCAACGACCCTGCGGAAATGCTACAGAACGAGGACTATCTCACTCAG ATAGGATTTTATGACCGTGACTACCTCAGTGGCTGTGTCAACAACGAAGGAGGGTTTTTCTTAAGTCAGACATTGTACCAAACG GGCAATGCAGCACTGCTCCTGAACTTTGACTTCTATGACCTTGATCTCGTACCCCTACTGATGGAAAAGAGGTATGGCAAGAGTTCACCATATGCAGAAGAAGTGGTCAAATTCTTTTACACCTTTCCGAGATACCCAG GCACTGCGCAGCTGAACCTTAAGGCTGTACTGGACACTCCAGGAGACACGTTCTTTTACGTTCCGCTCACGGAGTTTGCACGCGCCGTAGCcaggggtcaaaggtcagagagACGAAACCTCGTCTACTTCTTCGAACACTACCCTGCGTACCTGGTCGGAAGAGAACTGGGTACTCCCCATGCAGTCGATCTTGTTTATGAGTTTGACATGGATCCTTCCTTCTTTGGAAACGCCAGTCTCTGGAATGATGATGACGAACATCTGCGTCAGGTGTTCATAGGAATGATCGTGGGTTTTATGGAGACAGG GAATCCGTCCACAGCATTCCAGGCATACTTGAAAGATGGCTGGAGCGACTTCGATCTCCGCACTGAGAGTTATCTGTCCATAAAACCGGACTCCCTGACGATGCAGCGTCACCTTCGCGCACATGCAGTCTCGCTTTGGGTTGACCTCATACCAAGTCTCCTTGACCCTGTTGTGCATCTTGGAAACCGCTCGTCAACGCACATACCCACGTTGTCAGAATTAATAGGCTAA
- the LOC112557975 gene encoding cornifelin homolog produces the protein MDDRKAAESSLVNVPLDTQDHDNHIDEDVSLDADQSGSAVTSQPRPQKTSRVPVCMPFDEAHSEREWSSGLCTCRSEQRPCCWMCCCWPYYRYAVSTRLGETPFMPLIPCAAFALRVKTRALFSIKGSILQDFFTALCCEPCVICQITRELDSVGL, from the exons ATGGACG ATCGAAAAGCCGCCGAGAGTTCTCTCGTCAACGTCCCTCTCGACACCCAAGACCACGACAACCATATTGATGAAGATGTCTCGTTAGACGCTGACCAATCAGGAagtgctgtgacgtcacagccacgGCCTCAGAAGACGTCACGTGTGCCCGTGTGCATGCCTTTCGACGAGGCGCACAGCGAGAGGGAGTGGTCGTCTGGACTGTGCACGTGCCGGTCCGAACAACGACCGT GTTGCTGGATGTGCTGTTGCTGGCCATACTACCGCTACGCTGTGTCCACCCGGCTGGGCGAGACCCCCTTCATGCCCCTCATACCCTGCGCTGCCTTCGCACTGCGGGTGAAGACCCGCGCACTCTTCAGCATCAAG GGATCCATCCTCCAGGACTTTTTCACAGCTCTGTGCTGCGAGCCCTGTGTCATCTGTCAGATCACTCGCGAGCTGGACAGCGTTGGACTCTAG
- the LOC112557976 gene encoding alpha-(1,3)-fucosyltransferase fut-5-like, giving the protein MNEKRIIVLVILACAVLACEMVIYIWYISSLYSLQFLPVNISVSQIMSAVSDTEETQLNKSTRLNVTNLYPGEVMVSTSIKDNHKIISSRSSHGSFPNITSEQSTNSPVQKLEKNFSLTLPMLRSYITHHMWPVYNWTGTDVKSLPNKTIMFHNIPSWLQANGNEYFKNCEVSACSLTSDTKWRQSADAIFYHVSRLNEDGPPEGRPPGQIWIAYGFESPVHSNSQYRSPGWKNVFNWTITYRQDSDLFSPYATLTRRNGPSTKNFTQVALEKTKSVAWFVSNCHTPSKREVYVKRMQKVISVDIFGECGSQQCGNTCNDLLNKTYRFYLPSRTLYAVIMSQKNFLKYTQTSTWCRLFAEEQTIKKVFHLELS; this is encoded by the coding sequence ATGAACGAGAAAAGAATCATCGTGTTAGTAATACTGGCGTGTGCCGTCCTAGCCTGTGAGATGGTCATTTACATCTGGTACATCAGTTCTTTGTACAGTCTGCAGTTTCTTCCTGTAAACATATCTGTGAGTCAGATAATGTCGGCCGTCAGTGACACTGAGGAAACACAACTAAACAAAAGTACACGACTAAATGTCACTAACCTCTACCCTGGCGAGGTGATGGTGAGCACCAGCATTAAAGACAATCACAAGATCATCAGTTCAAGAAGCTCTCATGGTTCTTTTCCAAACATTACAAGTGAACAAAGTACTAACAGCCCAGTGCAGAAGTTGGAAAAGAACTTCAGCCTAACACTTCCCATGCTTCGGTCTTATATTACACATCACATGTGGCCCGTGTATAACTGGACAGGTACAGACGTCAAATCGCTGCCAAACAAAACCATCATGTTTCACAACATTCCGAGTTGGCTTCAGGCTAACGGCAACGAATACTTCAAGAACTGTGAAGTAAGCGCTTGTTCACTGACATCAGATACCAAGTGGCGTCAGAGTGCGGACGCCATATTCTACCATGTGTCGCGTCTGAACGAAGATGGACCACCGGAAGGTCGGCCACCAGGCCAGATCTGGATCGCCTACGGTTTTGAATCACCAGTTCATAGTAACTCTCAGTATAGGAGCCCGGGATGGAAGAACGTCTTCAACTGGACCATCACGTACAGACAGGACTCTGACCTGTTCTCACCATATGCTACTTTGACGCGCCGAAATGGTCCTTCTACGAAAAACTTCACGCAGGTGGCACTAGAGAAGACCAAAAGCGTCGCATGGTTCGTCAGCAACTGTCACACACCCAGCAAAAGGGAAGTGTATGTCAAGCGAATGCAGAAGGTCATTTCTGTCGATATTTTCGGTGAGTGTGGGTCCCAACAATGCGGGAACACGTGCAATGACCTGCTAAACAAAACTTACAGATTCTATCTTCCTTCGAGAACTCTTTATGCCGTGATTATGTCacagaaaaactttttaaaatatacgcAGACATCAACGTGGTGCCGGTTGTTCGCGGAGGAGCAGActataaaaaaagttttccaccTGGAACTTTCATAG
- the LOC112557192 gene encoding uncharacterized protein LOC112557192: protein MEAKQGFERQNILFEKRNRMNEKRIVVIGLLACAVLACEMVIYFWYISSLYRLQLLPVNTSVSQIMSAVSDTEETHLNTSTRLNVTSLYPGEVMVSTSIKDNHKIISSRSSHGSLPNITSKQSTSSPVQKLEKNFSLTLPMIQSYITQHIWPVYNWTGTDVKSLPSKTVMFHNIPSWLQANGNEYFKNCEVSACSLTSDTKWRQSADAIFYHVSRLNEDGPPEGRPPGQIWIAFSLESPFHHSSEYRNPGWKNVFNWTITYRQDSDLFHPYGMLTPGTVFRQKTSRRWR from the exons atggaAGCAAAACAAGGATTTGAACGACAGAACATTCTTTTCGAGAAAAGAAACAG AATGAACGAGAAAAGAATCGTCGTGATAGGGTTACTGGCGTGTGCCGTCCTAGCCTGTGAGATGGTCATTTACTTCTGGTACATTAGTTCTTTGTACCGTCTGCAGTTACTTCCTGTAAACACATCTGTGAGTCAGATAATGTCGGCCGTCAGTGACACTGAGGAAACACACCTAAACACAAGTACACGACTAAATGTCACTAGCCTCTACCCTGGCGAGGTGATGGTGAGCACCAGCATTAAAGACAATCACAAGATCATCAGTTCAAGAAGCTCTCATGGTTCTTTACCAAACattacaagtaaacaaagtacTAGCAGCCCAGTGCAGAAGTTGGAAAAGAACTTCAGCCTAACACTTCCCATGATTCAATCTTACATTACACAGCACATATGGCCCGTGTATAACTGGACAGGTACAGATGTCAAATCGCTGCCAAGCAAAACCGTCATGTTTCACAACATTCCGAGTTGGCTTCAGGCTAACGGCAACGAATACTTCAAGAACTGTGAAGTAAGCGCTTGTTCACTGACATCAGATACCAAGTGGCGTCAGAGTGCGGACGCCATATTCTACCATGTGTCGCGTCTGAACGAAGATGGACCACCGGAAGGCCGGCCACCAGGCCAAATCTGGATCGCTTTCAGTTTGGAGTCGCCGTTTCATCATTCGTCTGAGTACAGGAACCCGGGATGGAAGAACGTCTTCAACTGGACCATCACGTACAGACAGGACTCTGACCTGTTCCATCCGTACGGCATGTTGACGCCCGGGACGGTCTTCCGACAAAAAACTTCACGCAGGTGGCGCTAG